Genomic segment of Hydra vulgaris chromosome 08, alternate assembly HydraT2T_AEP:
agtaaaatctCTCAGCgttgaccatataaaatttgtaacttcCTCAAATTAAGGCGGGTTCAAGTTAAGGCGGGTTCAAGTTAAGGCGGGTTCAAGGGCAGTTGGGTTCAAGGGAAGGCGGGTTCAAGGAAAGGCGGGTTCAAACTTAATATGATTTTTGAAGGCTAAGAgactttacaatttaaaatttattgatgaatataaatttagttcagaaaagtgaaaaaaaaaaatttctatttcttGCTTTCATATTTTTGCAGGTAGAGGGGGGTCTaatcattacaatttttaacCAAGCATCTTTATTTGGTATTAGTATTAACATAAATGTTTAGAGTTTTTTCCATATCTGGAAGTCTCAAACACTGAAATATCTACTCCTAAactaattacaattttttttttgaagttattacCGAAtccaatattatatttataagttacaACCAATCACtatcattttgtaataaatttatttataatttcaaaatatatttaagtttatatgaTATGTtcataatatgtattttattttttacagttataAGTTACAGATATAAAAGtgttttagaaatttaatacaagttattaaaattataataactttattaaaaacatgaaaccAAGACGGTGTGTTACTTATTTGATtcatgttattatataaaagtttatactaTATCATAAGTGgatatttattttagaacttTGAATGAAATCAATATTGATGAAATTGTCGGCTTCCTGGTTAACACACTTTCATCATATAAAGTCTTTGGAAGATCTatcaatttgtttttgtttaaacattggTATGCCATTCGAAGTTTAAATGGTATTTACTTTAATCTGGATTCAAAGCTGGAATCTCCAATGAAGATTGGTGATAAAGATTCAATTTTAAAGTATCTTAATGAAATTCTTAATGAAGGTCATAATGAGTTATTGatagttgtaaaaaaaggtaataagaAATTTACTTTCTCTTGaaaataaagtagttttttattggataattttttattattatttttttaaatatcaattaatgcatcaatgtttatatatttaaggtaGTGTAGCCTAATGGTAAGGCGTTGTTTCTTCAGATGGTTTGGCATCAGTGATCTATATAATGATAACAGTTTAGCATAATTCATTGGGAGTTAAAGTCAAGATATGACTTTCTGCAACAGACcctaagatatatatatatataaatatatatatatatatatatatatatatatatatataatatatatatatatatatatatatatatatatatatatatatgtatatatatatatatgtatatatatatatatatatatgtatatatatatatatatatatatatatatatatatatatatatatatatatatataatatatatatatatatatatatataaatatctatatataaatatctatatacatacaaacatgtatatatacacacatacatatataataagattatatagttaaatataaaatatggtttaatgttttatactGTTTTTCTCTAATTGTCTATGCAATAGgcaatcaaaaaaaagtactgGAGAATTTTTAAAGTTCACATAAATACTATATTGTAATTTAAAGGTATTTAGTGTACATAAATTAAAGGTATTTAGTGTACATAAAGGTATTTAGTGTACATAAATTGATTTATTCATAAATACAAGCATAATTCCTCATTTAACATTTGCTGATATATGAGGAATAAATCATGACATTCTCATTGAATAAACTCAATGACAATAATCTTTAGCTTTTTTTGGAGAggttctgttgtttttttttccgaaGAGATTCTGgtgttttttaacataaattattaaatcattaaataataattcaattattttttactgcATGATGTTTGCTTGCATCATTATTACAGTCTTGTTCCATCACAttgacaaaactttaaaaatttaactaaatttgttcaatttgttgagaaaattataaaattagtaatgcTTCTtggtaatttgaaaaaaaaaaaacacaaaatcttTATACCAGGATGATTATTCTGGTTTAAGGAGTTgtattttgtttcttaaatgaaactatatagtttttcaaagtaATAGACCAGCAATATCTCTGTAGCATGAGTGAATTTGTgcattatcataaaatataaatggttGAAACTTTAAGTCTATATGAAAtcttagctttttttaaaatttttgtacttaaagttttaaaataaatgaaagattgattttaaatgaaaccagcttggaaaaaaaatttttgtttaggcCAGTGTGCTATACAGATTTCAATTAACTTATTTGTAATTTGAATGGCATAACATCGTAATAAGgctttttcaaacatttatcatttaatttttttttaaagtttttttttagatttttaattttttaattaaacttaaagctcactgctttaagtttttaatttgtttttattgttaattaaaagttcaaaaagatTCCTCATCAAAGACAAGTGGTTCCTCGTTAAAGATAAATCTAGATTCCTCATCGAAGGTTTTCCATCACTACACAcctaactaatatttttatatttcaaatttttttggatCTGTGTGATTAATTTGTTTcttctatgaaataaaaaatatgtttctttgTTGCTTCATTGTTTTTTccatgaaactaaaaaaaactaaagattatgcagacaagtttaaaatacattttttcttttatttttgtgagattcaaaaaatttttattttgttaaaattcatttttttgagTTCCATGggttcaaaaaagttttttttttactgtattccCCTTGCCAAGAGGTAGTGTGGTTCACTATAGTTAAAGGAGCAactcattatttattttttattttttgtttttacaacccTCTATCACTCTTTGAAACATAAGCCTTGAGGAACAACCTGCTGTGCAGAGAAATATGTTAAGGGGGTAACACCAGGGATATTATGAGGATTAAACATCTCACAAAGCGATTGTTCAACTACTATACTACTAATGCAATTATGGATACCACTACATCATTACCATAGATACCACTACATCACTACAAAaatcataaa
This window contains:
- the LOC100214301 gene encoding josephin-2 isoform X1; the encoded protein is MSSIYHEKQRSQLCAVHAINNLFQDGLLCSKNKLDKLCLQLDPSVLMNQHRSMFGTGNYDINVIMVFLNDQGYDVIWFDKRKTLNEINIDEIVGFLVNTLSSYKVFGRSINLFLFKHWYAIRSLNGIYFNLDSKLESPMKIGDKDSILKYLNEILNEGHNELLIVVKKGSVA